Proteins from a genomic interval of Salinivibrio kushneri:
- a CDS encoding autotransporter assembly complex protein TamB, whose product MTLISLFSVVGLVAAALFTPVGLQVGVWGAQKALPALSIDEADGSLLSGFVLQGVRYDDAQLQLNAEQLRLVIQGKCLLTPAICIDQLAVEGVTLDIHLPASEEETSSQDVSTSAIKAPLPIHVNAFVFNDVAIQVAEQSVSWHQLQGGVHFVGDTLTLSPTDWQQLVVSLPSDTEPQENTDQAVGKPDSAVASPPWHYPGLELPTVALPLAIEVEQLHLQDTRIEAGTVQTLSSLSLAGSVQDSTVTIDNVSVAAPQGTASLAGDIILKGEYPLTLQAQLTTNLAPLQGQALSLSASGSLAALKLNASARGPVTATLEGEANLLAANLPFAVQLESKALALPLTGEAIGALRELQFHADGDLSDYQLGLQTGVDGPDVPTTQLNLTGQGSLTALTLSQLEANTLGGKVAGRASVDWSSVPFWQAELGFANIQPQQQWPEVTGDLTGAISHRGRLTAQGGWEVSVPTLVVHGALQKLPLAVAGALNAHDRDGDGQPSVSTSGLTLSHGPNQVTAQGQVRDEWQMGLSVDIADLSQSLPMFTGVIRGDAKLSGPFAHPDAKLALQAKQLRWQDVRINQLTLDGNLALKDSLGGNLTVSVLGGRYQTVRLDNLDLSVRGDEGEHQLDLRWQGAPASGALRIEGALARETGWQGRLFNTSVNVDDLGDIVQQSAAPIAFSFSDMQTEVGEHCWQWQATSLCLSQPATVGAQGDVAAKIEGFEAAQIAAFLPPEWQLNTRASAAIHARWQPDASPDVKASIDIADGDLRQQADTPLVIGWQHANLNTRWHQDKLQGALALTLSEGGTLASAFTLNDLLAPNRSLTGEVTVNDVQLAKLEPLLGSDQQADINGEVNANLRVEGPLTLPDVYGGLTVEALRVKGLASPVDVNDGQLALTLDGKQGKVEGKLVTPDGVLALNGDGQWPSMDDWRFGLNVAGDTLRVNVPPMVRLDVAPDLTVSATPHDMTIRGDIRVPWGRIEVENLPESAITVSDDTVLLKENYVPEDIEQSESVPFNLQTDVQLVLGEDVQLAAFGLKSRLSGELNIKNNQQGALIVGNVSLLDGTYRSFGQDLLIKKGEILFNGPADQPYLQVEAIRNPERIEGDVTAGIRLTGPADDPVATVFMDPAGSQANALSYLLRGRALDAGAGDANMTSMLIGLGLAQSGKLVGEIGQAFGVEDLTLDTSGAGDEQKVEVSGYILPDLEVKYGVGIFDAIGVFTVRYRLMQDLYLEAVSGVDQAVDLLYQFEVK is encoded by the coding sequence ATGACGTTAATCAGTCTTTTTTCTGTGGTGGGGCTGGTAGCGGCCGCACTTTTTACGCCTGTGGGCTTGCAGGTAGGGGTGTGGGGCGCGCAGAAAGCGCTGCCTGCTTTATCGATTGATGAGGCCGACGGCAGCCTACTTTCCGGGTTTGTACTGCAAGGGGTGCGCTATGATGATGCGCAGCTGCAACTGAACGCCGAACAGCTCAGGCTTGTTATCCAAGGTAAGTGCTTACTGACGCCTGCGATTTGTATTGACCAATTGGCCGTCGAAGGAGTCACCCTTGATATTCATTTGCCCGCGAGTGAGGAGGAAACATCGTCGCAAGACGTATCCACGTCAGCTATCAAAGCGCCGCTGCCGATCCATGTTAATGCCTTTGTCTTTAACGATGTGGCGATTCAGGTTGCCGAGCAGTCGGTCAGTTGGCATCAGCTGCAAGGAGGCGTACATTTTGTTGGCGACACCTTAACCCTATCGCCGACGGATTGGCAGCAGCTGGTGGTGAGCCTACCGAGCGACACTGAGCCTCAAGAAAATACCGACCAAGCGGTCGGCAAACCGGATAGCGCGGTGGCAAGCCCGCCATGGCATTATCCGGGGCTGGAGCTACCCACGGTGGCGCTGCCGCTGGCTATCGAGGTGGAACAGCTCCATCTACAAGATACGCGGATTGAAGCGGGCACAGTGCAAACACTTTCATCGTTATCCCTGGCGGGCAGTGTTCAAGACAGCACCGTGACGATTGATAACGTCTCGGTGGCTGCTCCCCAAGGCACGGCAAGCCTTGCGGGTGATATTATACTTAAAGGTGAGTACCCACTAACCTTGCAAGCTCAATTGACCACCAACCTCGCTCCGCTTCAAGGCCAAGCTTTATCGCTGTCGGCCTCAGGAAGTCTTGCCGCGCTTAAGCTAAACGCGAGCGCGCGCGGCCCGGTGACGGCGACGCTGGAAGGAGAAGCAAACCTGCTGGCGGCAAACTTACCTTTTGCCGTGCAATTGGAGAGCAAAGCATTGGCGTTGCCGCTGACGGGAGAAGCGATCGGGGCATTACGCGAGCTACAATTTCACGCCGATGGTGACTTGTCTGACTATCAGCTCGGCTTACAAACCGGCGTCGATGGCCCTGACGTGCCGACCACCCAACTGAATTTGACCGGCCAAGGTAGCCTAACGGCGCTGACTCTCTCGCAGCTGGAGGCCAACACACTGGGGGGTAAGGTGGCCGGGCGTGCCAGCGTAGATTGGTCTAGCGTGCCTTTTTGGCAAGCTGAGTTAGGGTTTGCCAACATTCAACCTCAGCAGCAATGGCCGGAGGTTACGGGGGATTTAACCGGTGCAATCAGCCATCGTGGCCGCTTAACCGCCCAAGGCGGGTGGGAGGTGTCTGTGCCCACATTGGTGGTGCATGGGGCGTTGCAAAAACTGCCACTGGCAGTCGCAGGCGCCCTTAATGCGCATGACCGGGATGGCGATGGCCAGCCGAGCGTGTCGACATCGGGACTGACCCTGTCGCACGGCCCCAACCAAGTCACGGCACAAGGGCAAGTGCGTGATGAGTGGCAAATGGGACTGTCGGTCGATATTGCCGATTTGTCGCAATCCTTGCCTATGTTCACTGGCGTGATCCGCGGCGATGCAAAGCTGAGCGGGCCGTTTGCTCATCCAGATGCCAAACTTGCACTCCAAGCCAAGCAGCTGCGTTGGCAAGATGTGCGCATTAATCAGCTGACGTTAGACGGCAATCTTGCCTTGAAAGACAGCTTGGGTGGCAATTTGACGGTATCGGTATTAGGCGGGCGCTATCAAACCGTGCGCTTAGATAACCTCGATTTATCCGTGCGCGGTGATGAAGGCGAGCATCAGCTGGATTTACGCTGGCAAGGTGCCCCAGCGTCTGGCGCGCTACGTATTGAAGGCGCACTGGCGCGAGAGACAGGATGGCAAGGGAGATTGTTTAATACATCGGTGAACGTAGACGATCTTGGCGACATTGTGCAGCAAAGCGCGGCACCGATTGCGTTTAGTTTTTCCGATATGCAAACCGAGGTTGGCGAGCATTGTTGGCAGTGGCAAGCGACTTCCTTGTGCTTATCGCAACCGGCAACCGTCGGCGCGCAGGGGGACGTGGCCGCTAAGATTGAAGGCTTTGAAGCGGCGCAAATCGCGGCCTTCTTACCGCCGGAATGGCAGCTCAATACACGTGCCAGTGCCGCGATTCACGCACGCTGGCAGCCTGACGCCTCACCGGATGTAAAGGCCTCGATTGATATCGCGGATGGCGATCTGCGCCAGCAGGCCGATACGCCGCTGGTGATTGGCTGGCAACATGCCAATCTCAATACGCGTTGGCATCAGGATAAATTGCAAGGCGCGCTGGCGCTGACATTGTCCGAAGGGGGGACCCTCGCCTCGGCCTTTACTTTAAACGATTTGTTGGCGCCAAACCGATCTTTGACGGGGGAGGTGACGGTCAATGATGTTCAACTGGCCAAGCTCGAACCTTTGCTGGGTAGCGATCAACAAGCGGATATTAATGGTGAAGTGAATGCTAACTTACGGGTCGAGGGGCCGCTGACCCTACCAGATGTATATGGTGGACTGACCGTTGAGGCATTGCGAGTCAAAGGCTTGGCGTCACCTGTTGATGTGAACGATGGGCAGTTAGCGCTCACGTTGGATGGCAAGCAGGGCAAGGTGGAAGGCAAGCTGGTGACACCGGATGGCGTGCTGGCACTGAACGGCGATGGGCAATGGCCCAGTATGGACGACTGGCGTTTTGGCTTAAACGTGGCGGGGGACACCTTACGGGTCAATGTGCCGCCAATGGTGCGGCTGGATGTCGCACCTGACCTCACGGTATCGGCAACGCCACATGATATGACGATTCGGGGCGACATTCGTGTGCCATGGGGGCGGATTGAAGTCGAGAACCTGCCCGAGTCTGCCATCACGGTGTCGGACGATACGGTCCTGCTGAAAGAGAACTATGTGCCAGAGGATATTGAGCAAAGTGAATCCGTGCCCTTTAACTTACAGACTGATGTGCAACTCGTACTGGGGGAAGATGTACAGTTAGCGGCGTTTGGACTGAAATCTCGTTTGTCAGGCGAGCTTAATATCAAAAACAATCAGCAAGGCGCCTTGATTGTGGGGAATGTGAGCTTGCTTGATGGTACTTATCGCTCGTTTGGCCAAGACTTGCTGATTAAAAAGGGCGAGATCTTGTTCAATGGCCCCGCTGATCAGCCGTACTTGCAAGTGGAGGCGATTCGAAACCCTGAACGTATTGAAGGAGATGTGACGGCAGGGATCCGCTTAACGGGGCCCGCTGATGACCCGGTGGCGACTGTATTTATGGACCCGGCTGGCTCGCAGGCCAATGCCCTGTCCTATTTGTTACGTGGCCGCGCGCTTGATGCTGGTGCCGGTGATGCCAATATGACCTCGATGCTGATTGGCTTGGGGTTAGCACAAAGTGGCAAGTTGGTCGGGGAGATTGGTCAGGCGTTTGGGGTCGAGGATCTGACTCTCGATACCTCAGGCGCGGGCGATGAGCAAAAAGTGGAAGTATCCGGTTATATCTTGCCCGATTTAGAGGTGAAATACGGCGTGGGGATCTTCGATGCAATTGGTGTGTTCACGGTGCGCTATCGACTGATGCAAGACCTTTATCTGGAAGCGGTGTCTGGTGTCGATCAGGCAGTGGATCTGCTCTATCAGTTTGAGGTCAAGTAG
- a CDS encoding autotransporter assembly complex protein TamA, with protein MNIRLFPLFAIAISLMSSTARADVDIDIEGLDGIAQDNVETYLAAIAPEERDGSYRFIARVEKDVRKALQAVGFYQPKIATHMDGDATLNVKVDPGEPVRLAQVDVVFSGEAGMDDDFHALKADGPQPGARLNHNDYETLKSQIQSLAVKKGYFDGRFTHTRLEVAPDRQQAFIRLHFASGKRYHFGAIRYQGAQIQLQRLDTLRDFSPGEPYRVSVLGEFNQALANTGWFSSALVQADMEQAEDNEVPIKVTLTPEARNKFETGVGYSTDIGPRFKFNWRKPWYNSRGHSITTSLAISEPEQTLTSTYKVPLEDVSREYYQVQLGLQNTEQRDTSSLEVSTSVSRHWLYDTGWQRSVSLRWLYEDYTQGQDEDSVSVVLPGINFTRTRARGGLMPHWGDKQSITLEAADPIWLSDISLVRLQGRSAWIRSLNKNHRGLLRVDGGALISEEFSEAPPSLRFFAGGDNSIRGYGYETVSPRDESGQLSGARYMLTGTLEYQYRLGGNWWWALFADGGDAWTSRLSWKRAAGTGIRWSSPVGPIRLDVAHGFDNDDDDFRVHLTLGPEL; from the coding sequence ATGAATATACGGTTATTCCCCCTATTCGCGATCGCTATCAGCTTGATGTCTAGTACGGCTCGTGCGGATGTCGACATAGATATTGAAGGGCTCGATGGCATTGCACAAGATAACGTCGAGACCTATCTTGCGGCGATTGCCCCAGAAGAGCGGGATGGCTCCTACCGATTTATTGCTCGCGTCGAAAAAGATGTGCGCAAAGCGCTGCAAGCGGTGGGGTTTTATCAACCCAAGATTGCCACTCACATGGACGGTGATGCCACGCTTAACGTCAAGGTTGACCCCGGTGAGCCTGTGCGCTTGGCGCAAGTGGATGTGGTGTTTAGCGGTGAAGCGGGCATGGATGACGATTTTCATGCTCTCAAGGCTGACGGTCCGCAGCCGGGCGCGAGGCTCAATCACAATGATTACGAGACGCTAAAAAGCCAGATTCAAAGCTTGGCGGTGAAAAAGGGATACTTTGATGGTCGCTTTACGCATACGCGATTAGAGGTCGCGCCTGATCGTCAGCAGGCCTTTATTCGGCTTCACTTTGCCAGTGGCAAGCGTTATCACTTTGGTGCGATTCGCTACCAAGGCGCGCAAATTCAGTTGCAGCGTCTCGACACCTTACGTGATTTTTCCCCGGGTGAGCCGTATCGTGTGTCGGTACTGGGAGAGTTTAACCAAGCGCTCGCGAATACCGGTTGGTTCTCCAGTGCCTTGGTGCAAGCGGACATGGAGCAAGCGGAAGATAATGAAGTCCCCATCAAGGTGACGCTGACCCCGGAAGCGCGCAATAAGTTTGAAACCGGTGTCGGGTATTCCACTGACATTGGTCCACGGTTCAAGTTTAACTGGCGCAAGCCTTGGTATAACTCACGCGGCCACAGTATCACCACATCACTCGCGATTTCTGAGCCTGAGCAGACGTTGACCTCGACCTACAAGGTCCCTTTGGAGGATGTTTCCCGCGAGTATTATCAAGTGCAGTTAGGGTTACAAAACACCGAACAACGCGACACCTCCAGCCTTGAGGTGTCGACGTCGGTTTCTAGACATTGGCTGTATGATACCGGCTGGCAACGCAGTGTCTCGTTACGCTGGCTTTATGAAGACTACACCCAAGGGCAAGATGAAGATAGCGTCAGCGTGGTGCTGCCTGGGATCAATTTCACTCGCACGCGTGCACGCGGTGGATTAATGCCGCATTGGGGAGATAAACAATCGATTACATTGGAAGCGGCCGATCCGATTTGGTTGTCAGATATTAGTTTGGTGCGCTTGCAAGGGCGGAGTGCTTGGATTCGTAGCCTGAACAAAAACCATCGCGGTTTATTACGCGTCGATGGTGGCGCTCTGATTTCTGAAGAATTTAGTGAAGCGCCGCCATCGTTGCGTTTTTTCGCCGGGGGGGACAACAGTATTCGCGGCTATGGCTACGAGACCGTTTCTCCGCGTGACGAAAGCGGTCAGCTGAGCGGTGCGCGCTATATGTTGACCGGGACGTTAGAGTATCAATATCGCCTTGGCGGCAATTGGTGGTGGGCGCTATTTGCCGATGGCGGTGACGCGTGGACCAGTCGTTTATCGTGGAAGCGTGCGGCTGGTACCGGTATTCGCTGGTCATCGCCGGTCGGCCCGATTCGCCTTGATGTCGCACATGGTTTTGATAATGACGATGATGATTTTCGTGTACACCTTACCTTAGGGCCTGAATTATGA
- the msrA gene encoding peptide-methionine (S)-S-oxide reductase MsrA — MSMQSSFTQPDNAIADRPDPIIPAEPHAVFNQPITAMPAAGQKQVIFGMGCFWGAERKWWQQPGVVMTSVGYSGGVTQHPRYQDVCTGQTGHAEVVNVIFDPSVVSLDTLLAVFWENHDPTQGMRQGNDVGSQYRSAIYYCDPADQASVEASLATYQAALRDAGKPDAVTTEIAPAGAYYFAETDHQQYLHKNPQGYCGLGGTGVCFPPQ, encoded by the coding sequence ATGTCGATGCAATCTTCCTTTACCCAACCTGACAATGCGATAGCGGATCGACCCGATCCGATTATTCCAGCCGAACCGCACGCGGTATTTAATCAGCCTATCACGGCCATGCCAGCGGCTGGTCAAAAACAGGTCATTTTTGGTATGGGCTGTTTTTGGGGGGCCGAGCGAAAGTGGTGGCAACAGCCGGGTGTGGTGATGACATCGGTGGGATACAGTGGCGGTGTTACCCAACATCCGCGCTATCAAGACGTCTGCACAGGACAAACCGGCCATGCCGAAGTGGTTAACGTGATTTTTGATCCGTCCGTAGTGAGTTTAGACACCCTACTGGCGGTATTCTGGGAAAACCACGACCCGACCCAAGGTATGCGTCAAGGCAATGACGTCGGCTCGCAGTATCGCTCCGCGATTTACTACTGTGATCCCGCGGATCAAGCCAGTGTCGAAGCGAGCCTGGCCACTTATCAAGCGGCATTGAGAGATGCCGGTAAGCCAGATGCGGTGACCACCGAGATCGCACCGGCCGGCGCGTACTACTTCGCGGAAACTGACCACCAGCAGTACTTGCACAAAAATCCGCAAGGCTACTGCGGCCTGGGTGGCACAGGGGTTTGTTTCCCACCGCAATAA
- a CDS encoding DUF1107 domain-containing protein: MLRIFRQYRPTQIARYVKRFFKGRLYIEGVGAFEFDGGRLLPPGHSDKRALSVMTEVNKEIKAMAITA, from the coding sequence ATGCTTCGCATCTTTCGTCAATATCGACCAACCCAGATTGCGCGGTATGTGAAACGATTTTTTAAGGGCCGACTCTACATCGAAGGTGTAGGCGCGTTTGAGTTTGATGGTGGCCGTTTACTGCCGCCGGGGCACAGTGACAAACGAGCGTTATCGGTAATGACTGAGGTGAATAAAGAAATTAAAGCCATGGCCATTACTGCATAA
- a CDS encoding YtfJ family protein: MKKTTLLALTFALFSGTSMAHTLQNGAPLPPAKVAEHGELTLNGDDIVYQTWQTEQLPGKVRVIQAIAGRSSAKEMNAPLMEAITAADFDDARYQTTTIINQDDAMWGTGGFVKSSAEDSKREFSWSSIVLDENGNVAEAWRLKEESSLIAVLDNQGSVRFVKEGKLSADEVNQVVSLVTQLVNR, translated from the coding sequence ATGAAAAAAACCACCCTACTTGCTCTCACCTTTGCGTTATTCTCCGGCACGAGTATGGCGCACACGCTCCAAAATGGTGCACCCTTACCGCCAGCCAAAGTCGCCGAGCACGGCGAACTGACGCTGAATGGCGACGATATCGTTTATCAAACTTGGCAAACCGAACAATTGCCGGGCAAAGTACGCGTGATCCAGGCCATCGCCGGACGCAGCAGTGCCAAGGAAATGAATGCCCCCTTGATGGAAGCCATCACCGCCGCAGACTTTGACGATGCTCGCTACCAAACCACCACCATCATTAACCAAGATGATGCCATGTGGGGCACCGGTGGCTTTGTCAAATCATCAGCCGAAGACAGTAAACGCGAGTTTAGCTGGTCATCGATTGTGCTCGACGAAAACGGCAATGTCGCAGAGGCATGGCGCCTAAAAGAAGAAAGCTCGTTAATTGCCGTATTGGATAACCAAGGCTCGGTACGCTTTGTCAAAGAAGGCAAATTAAGTGCCGACGAGGTGAATCAAGTCGTCAGCTTGGTCACCCAATTAGTCAACCGATAA
- the zrgA gene encoding zinc uptake protein ZrgA, with product MKTRFLPSIIAMAVTMAATSALAEEANYQSFDAHVHGEVAASLAQDGERVLIELTAPGHDVVGFEHHPKNAADQQTLEDAYALLRDGGKRFQLAEAANCQLAETKVTSSFNDYDEHHGHEEHHGHDEHHGHDEHHDHDEHHGHDEHNNHDEHHGHDEHHNHDEHHGHDEHHDHDEHHGHDEHHDHDEHHGHDEHDAHHDDHHGHDHGNHNTLSANYQFVCQNPQAFTELKTDWFSLFPNTETIKIQAFTNDKVWVDTLNRAKSHIQW from the coding sequence ATGAAAACACGTTTTTTACCCAGCATTATCGCCATGGCCGTTACGATGGCTGCGACGTCGGCACTCGCCGAAGAAGCCAATTACCAATCGTTTGACGCCCACGTGCACGGTGAAGTGGCCGCTAGCCTCGCCCAAGACGGTGAGCGTGTGCTGATTGAGCTGACCGCGCCCGGCCATGATGTGGTTGGGTTTGAGCACCACCCGAAAAATGCCGCCGATCAGCAAACGCTCGAAGATGCCTACGCGCTGCTGCGTGATGGTGGGAAACGCTTCCAACTTGCCGAAGCGGCGAATTGCCAGCTCGCCGAGACCAAAGTCACCAGCAGTTTTAACGACTACGATGAGCATCACGGCCATGAGGAGCATCATGGTCACGATGAACACCACGGTCATGACGAGCACCATGACCACGACGAACATCACGGCCACGACGAGCATAATAACCACGACGAACATCACGGCCACGATGAGCATCATAACCACGACGAACATCACGGCCACGATGAGCACCATGACCACGACGAGCACCACGGCCACGATGAGCACCATGATCACGACGAGCACCACGGCCACGATGAACATGATGCTCACCATGACGACCATCATGGACATGACCACGGTAACCACAATACCTTATCCGCGAACTATCAATTCGTTTGCCAAAACCCACAAGCCTTCACCGAATTGAAAACTGATTGGTTTAGCCTGTTTCCCAACACAGAAACCATCAAAATTCAGGCCTTTACTAATGATAAGGTCTGGGTAGACACCTTGAATCGTGCCAAGTCGCACATCCAGTGGTAG
- a CDS encoding ABC transporter ATP-binding protein, with amino-acid sequence MITIEQLRFTWPDQSQPILDIDSFAVGEGEHVFLKGPSGSGKSTLLSLIAGIHTPQSGVLTVNHQALTALNDRQRDQFRANHIGYIFQQFNLLPYLSVLDNVTVPLRFSHARRQALHHSPHQEAGTLLDRLGLPASCYHQPVTALSIGQQQRVAAARALIGAPALIIADEPTSALDTDTRNTFIRLLQDRCREANSSLLFVSHDSQLAPLFDRDVSLPALNRAIHREEANP; translated from the coding sequence ATGATTACCATCGAACAACTGCGTTTTACGTGGCCAGATCAGTCGCAACCGATCTTAGACATCGATAGCTTTGCGGTCGGTGAGGGCGAGCATGTATTTTTAAAAGGCCCCAGCGGCAGCGGGAAATCCACGCTACTGAGCCTGATTGCAGGTATTCATACCCCACAATCGGGTGTGTTGACAGTCAATCACCAAGCGCTGACGGCACTGAATGATCGCCAGCGGGATCAGTTTCGCGCTAACCATATTGGTTATATTTTTCAACAATTTAACCTGCTACCGTACTTATCTGTGCTTGATAATGTCACTGTGCCGCTGCGCTTTTCTCACGCGCGACGTCAAGCACTTCACCACTCCCCGCACCAAGAAGCCGGCACCTTACTCGATCGATTAGGCTTACCGGCTAGCTGCTACCATCAGCCAGTCACTGCGCTGAGTATCGGCCAGCAACAGCGGGTCGCAGCGGCACGCGCATTAATTGGTGCACCAGCGTTAATCATCGCTGACGAGCCCACTTCTGCGCTCGACACGGACACCCGGAATACCTTTATTCGGTTGCTGCAAGACCGATGCCGAGAAGCCAACAGCAGCTTATTGTTTGTCAGCCATGACAGCCAATTAGCGCCCTTGTTTGACCGCGATGTCTCACTTCCCGCGCTTAATCGCGCCATACATCGCGAGGAGGCCAACCCATGA
- a CDS encoding ABC transporter permease — translation MISLLGLAGQSLKNRRATALLSLLTVTIAVVLLLGVEKVRTQAKASFANTISNTDLIVGARSGPINLLLYSVFRIGNATNNIGWDSYQRLGEHPDVSWTIPISLGDSHRGFRVVGTTNDYFDHYQYGQKQPLAFRQGGSFSGLFDTVIGAQVAKELGYKMGDSLIIAHGLADKGFNQHDNLPFTVTGILAPTGTPVDRSVHVSLEAIEAIHVGWESGARLGQGLTQAQAQQRELQPEQLTAVMVGLNSKIKTFAVQRWVNTYPREPLTAIMPGIALHELWGMMRVGEQALLVISGFVAVAGLLGMLSSLLTSLNERRREMAILRAMGARPLHIILLLVSEAVAITLAGIVFGVLLLYGGLALAQPYILSEFGLFLPLDWPSSYELSLMAGVLVAGFIVGLIPAWRAYRQALADGMTIKV, via the coding sequence ATGATTTCGCTTTTAGGATTGGCGGGGCAAAGCCTGAAAAATCGCCGCGCCACCGCACTGCTTTCTTTACTGACCGTCACCATTGCCGTGGTGCTCTTGCTCGGGGTAGAGAAGGTGCGCACCCAAGCTAAAGCCAGCTTTGCCAACACCATCTCCAATACCGATTTAATTGTCGGTGCCCGCTCCGGTCCCATCAATTTACTGCTCTACTCGGTGTTTCGTATTGGCAACGCCACCAACAATATCGGCTGGGACAGTTACCAGCGCCTTGGTGAGCATCCGGATGTGAGTTGGACCATCCCCATTTCACTGGGGGACTCTCACCGTGGCTTTCGGGTGGTTGGTACCACCAATGATTACTTTGATCATTACCAATATGGTCAAAAACAACCACTGGCCTTTCGCCAAGGCGGCTCATTTTCCGGCTTATTCGATACCGTGATTGGCGCCCAAGTGGCCAAAGAGTTGGGGTACAAGATGGGCGATAGTCTGATCATTGCCCATGGACTGGCCGACAAAGGCTTTAATCAGCATGACAACTTGCCCTTTACGGTCACTGGGATCTTGGCACCCACTGGCACCCCCGTCGACCGTAGCGTGCATGTATCGCTCGAGGCCATCGAAGCGATTCATGTCGGCTGGGAAAGTGGCGCGCGACTCGGCCAAGGCCTGACTCAAGCGCAAGCGCAGCAACGCGAGCTACAGCCGGAACAGCTGACCGCGGTGATGGTGGGCTTGAACAGCAAAATCAAAACCTTCGCTGTCCAGCGTTGGGTCAACACCTATCCACGCGAACCATTAACCGCGATTATGCCCGGCATTGCCTTGCATGAACTGTGGGGCATGATGCGGGTTGGCGAACAAGCCCTGCTGGTGATCTCTGGCTTTGTCGCCGTCGCCGGGCTTTTGGGCATGCTCTCAAGCCTGCTCACCAGCTTGAACGAACGTCGACGAGAAATGGCGATCTTACGTGCAATGGGCGCGCGGCCTTTGCATATTATTTTGCTTTTGGTCAGTGAGGCGGTCGCGATTACTCTCGCAGGGATCGTCTTTGGCGTGCTACTGCTTTATGGTGGACTCGCGCTGGCTCAGCCCTATATTCTCAGTGAATTTGGCTTGTTTTTGCCACTCGACTGGCCGTCTTCTTATGAGCTTTCACTGATGGCCGGTGTGTTGGTCGCTGGCTTTATCGTGGGCTTGATCCCGGCTTGGCGCGCCTATCGACAGGCGCTCGCTGATGGCATGACAATTAAGGTATAA
- a CDS encoding DUF3299 domain-containing protein — protein MKKRIMLGLIALLSSLFGSQAWANSEPLTLDWIDLVPEHERAQFDSRGMPEISHDSENPQSLVGSVRPELNNSQVKIPGFVIPLEGDDKVVTEFLLVPFLGACIHVPPPPPNQIVYVKFAGGAPIQQLWDVVYVEGTLKTEHVSHDLAEVGYVLQGTELTDYDDG, from the coding sequence ATGAAAAAACGGATAATGCTCGGACTTATCGCCTTGCTTAGCAGTCTTTTTGGCTCTCAGGCTTGGGCAAATAGCGAACCACTCACGCTGGATTGGATTGATTTGGTGCCTGAGCATGAACGTGCTCAATTTGATAGCCGCGGGATGCCGGAAATCAGCCACGACAGTGAGAATCCACAAAGCCTGGTCGGCTCTGTTCGCCCAGAGCTCAACAACAGCCAAGTCAAAATCCCTGGCTTCGTGATCCCACTGGAAGGCGACGATAAAGTGGTAACGGAATTCCTACTGGTGCCCTTTCTTGGCGCCTGTATTCATGTTCCACCCCCGCCACCCAATCAAATTGTTTATGTAAAGTTTGCCGGCGGCGCGCCGATTCAACAGTTATGGGATGTGGTCTATGTCGAAGGCACGCTGAAAACCGAACATGTGAGCCATGACTTGGCAGAGGTGGGTTATGTGCTACAAGGCACCGAATTAACGGACTACGACGACGGATAA